A section of the Dermacoccus nishinomiyaensis genome encodes:
- a CDS encoding type III PLP-dependent enzyme domain-containing protein, producing the protein MLDAGSKTLAADKAPWASGHGRLLDHPDARIVQMSEHHAVVDMAGASLPALGSTVRVVPNHCCNAINLANAVDVVRNGTLVDTWAVAARGHEQLTPFACSSVWGVIDPALAPRRRAGESVGAGRVSPA; encoded by the coding sequence GTGCTCGATGCCGGGTCGAAGACGCTCGCTGCCGACAAGGCGCCCTGGGCGAGCGGCCACGGTCGACTGCTCGACCATCCCGACGCGCGCATCGTGCAGATGTCCGAGCATCACGCCGTCGTCGACATGGCCGGGGCCTCCCTGCCCGCACTCGGCTCGACGGTGCGCGTCGTGCCGAATCACTGCTGCAACGCGATCAACCTGGCCAACGCGGTCGACGTCGTACGCAACGGCACGCTCGTGGACACCTGGGCCGTCGCAGCGCGGGGGCATGAACAGCTGACGCCTTTCGCGTGCTCGAGTGTGTGGGGCGTGATCGATCCAGCGCTCGCACCGAGGCGCCGCGCAGGTGAGTCAGTTGGTGCCGGCCGAGTCAGTCCTGCGTGA